The genomic stretch CTCCGTCAGGGTCTCTGCCGGCCCATAGACAAGTCCCGCGGTGGAGTCGTTCTGACGGACAGTACCGTTTACCGTCAGCGTCAGCACGAGCTCCTTCAACTTCGGAATGTCCTCTTTCTCAAGCAGGCAAAGATAGGGACCCACGGGGCCAAACGTGCGATAACTCTTGCCCTTGTAGAACTGCATCTGCGGAATCTGGATGTCACGCGCGGAATAGTCGTTCACGATCACGGCGCCGGCGATGTAGTCGTGCAGGTTCTCGTCGGTGACCATTTCGCGCGACGTGATGTCACGTTTGAGCACAAGACCGAGTTCGATTTCATAGTCAAGAAACCGCACCTCCTTCGGCTTCACAACGGTCGAGTCGGCCGGAACGATGCAACTGGTCGCCTTCGTGAAGATCATGTTGAACTTCTTCACATCCGGGTCCATGCCGGACTCGATCATATGCTGCCGGTAGTTCGCGCCCTGACAGATGAACTGCTGATTGATGGTCACCGGCGACAACCATTGCACTTCCGATTCGGGAATTGTGGGACCGCTTAGCACCACCAGCCGTTCAACGGGATTGGT from Paraburkholderia hospita encodes the following:
- a CDS encoding fumarylacetoacetate hydrolase family protein is translated as MALHILHYLHHGRAQWGVVANGAITPIPGEFRSTAEFIETNPVERLVVLSGPTIPESEVQWLSPVTINQQFICQGANYRQHMIESGMDPDVKKFNMIFTKATSCIVPADSTVVKPKEVRFLDYEIELGLVLKRDITSREMVTDENLHDYIAGAVIVNDYSARDIQIPQMQFYKGKSYRTFGPVGPYLCLLEKEDIPKLKELVLTLTVNGTVRQNDSTAGLVYGPAETLTELSGVQDLRVGDLLATGTPSGCALSVPSPERQRAAAQLPEAEKWRLFLQMQAERPQYLQVGDVVEAHIVSYDRSINLGVQRNVVMEGAA